The nucleotide sequence CACCGGTGGAATCGAAGAAAACGATATTGGTCTGGCCGACGGCGGCGCCGATGATATAGGCGCGCTGGGTCGAACGCACCACCGCGTTGGCGACCTTCGGATCGGCAACCAGCACGTCCTTGATCTCGCGCGGCAGGTCGATCACGAAGGATTTGCCGATCCCGAGCGAAACGAAGCGCGCGTTCATCTGACCATCGGCGACGGGCGGGGGCGCAACGCGATAGTCGCTCGCCACCACCGGCGTCAGCGCCGGATTGAGCGTGAGTGCAGCCACGGCCGAAAACGACAGGGCGCGGACGATGAACGTTCGCATCATCGGCTGAACTTCCCTGCACTTCATATCGTGCGTCCTTTCGGTCACTTCTGCATCGTCTGCTGGCTGGCAACGCCGTAACGAATGACGTTGAGGTTTTCGCCGCGCTTGAATTGTTCGTCCGGCTTCTCGACCGCGTTGACGTCGGCGATGCTGCGCAGCGCCAGCGTCAGCGTGCCGTTCTGGCGCGACCGCGCCAGCGTCTCGGCCTGGTCGGGCTTCAGTTCGAGGGTAACCGTCTTGCCGACCAGCGCGCTGGTGCCTTCTTTTTCCTTCGGTGCCTGGTCGATAGCGAGAACGCGGACATTGCTGAGGATGATCTCCGAATTGGAGATATCCGGGCCGCTGCCGTCCGGGTTCTTCACGCGCTTGGTAAGAATCACGTCGACGCGGTCGTTCGGCAGGATGAAGCCGCCGGCGCCGGTTTCCGGCGAAATTTCGGTGGAAATGGCCCGGAAGCCTGCGGGCAGAATCGCCGCCATGAAGCCGGAGCCGTCGGCCCTCACCAGCTTCTGCTCGCGAATTGGCTCACCCGCGATGAACGGCGCGCGCGCGATCGAGCTGGTGATCTCCTTGACGGCGTCGGCCCTGCTGGCGCGGCTTATGAAGTTGCTGCTGGCGGTCGAGGCCGGCCAGGTCTGCCATTGCAGATCGTCCGACTTGACCGACTGGCCGAGGCCGATATCCGATTTGGCGACGAGAATATCGACGGTCTGCATCTGCGCGACGGGCTGGGCCGGCGCAGGCTTGTCGCCGGACCCGCTGGCGAGATATGCGGCAATGCCGCCGGCGCCGATAGCGATGGCCAGGACCACAATGCGTGCGGTATTCATTACGCTTCACTTTCCACATTACGCTGCGACGCTTCCGTCGCCGTGATGGGAGTTGACCAGCTATTCGTCAAAGCATGGTTAATGAGGCGTGTGTAAATTGCCTTAACGGAAAGTTAGCGGCGTTGGATCAGCGCATGGCGAGGTGCGCGAGGTCGATCGCCTTGATCCATGCGGTCTCCGGATAGACGGTCAGCGCGCCGAGGGCGAGCGCGATGCCGTAGGGGATTCCGCTTTGCTTGTCGTGCAGCCGGTCCAGCCAGACCTGTCTCGAAAGCGGGTAGGGCAGCGGCCACTGCCGGAACTGCAGCAGCAACAGCGTCAGTGCCCCGCCGAACAGCGACGCGTAGACCAGAAAATTCAGAAGCTGGTCGAAACCCAACCAGAGCGCCACGCTGGCCGCGACCTTGGCATCGCCGCCGCCGACCCACCCCATCGCGAAGCAGGCAAAAGCCACCACCAGAACGGCGGCGCCGGCGCCGAAATGCATGAGCATGTCGTGCAGGCCCATGCCGCCCAGCACCGCGAGCAGCACAAAGCCGGCGATCAGCGCCAGCGACACCCGGTTCGAAATCGTCATCGTGAACAGGTCGCTCGCGGCTGCGAACGCCATCAGAGCCGGAAACAGCAGGAGGCGGGCAATATCGAGAATCATGAATTTTCACACACCCTGCGGTTAGCCCGGGGTCCAGGCTCTGGCCGAGCCTAGCCACGAGAAATGAACAATCGGGAAACGCCGGAATGTCGCGGCTCGTGCCACATCCGGCGGCTTGCTAGATCCAGCGCACGCCTGCCAAAACGAATAAAGGCCCCGGCTTGCCGGGGCCTTTTGACGCTTGCTCGCAACCGTCGCTTATTTCAGGTCGGTCGAGATCGTACTGAAGGCCGTGCTCAGCTTGGTGCCGATGCCGTTGACGATGCCGATGATTGCGACCGAGATGCCGGCAGCGATCAGACCGTATTCGATGGCGGTGGCGCCGGACTCATCCTTCACGAAACGCAAAACGAGATTCTTCATAGATGATAGCTCCTGTGTAGACACGTGGCTGGTCGGACTTAAGTTTGGTCTGGCCGGCGTTCTCAGCACCGTGACCATGGCGTCACCCTAGGGTGCGACAATTTCGGCGCAGTTAATTCGACCGTGCAAAAATGCCTGGAACTTGCAGTTCTTGAGCACAGTAAACACTGCATTAAGGCGCTCGATAAAATGCAAGCTGCGACTGCGGGGTCGTTCGTCGCGATCGCGCAGTGTCGAGCGACTCCTTTGATTCACGGCCCCTTAAGCGCGAGCGGATACCCCTTGTGGTCCCCGATCGAACGAGGCCGTCATGTCCGGTTTGCCAATGGAAGTCAGCGAGGTGATAGACGAGACGATGGCGAACGTCGTTCCGGTCACGATCGCGCTCGCCCTCGTGTTTACGGCACTCTCGCATTTCTGGGCCTGCAATCCCGCCAAGCTTCGGTGGCGCAAGCGCGAGTTCATCACCGCCATCTGTTACTGGTTCTTCGAGCCGGTGTTTTGCGGGCTGATGGCATGAATACAATTATTG is from Bradyrhizobium sp. AZCC 2176 and encodes:
- the cpaB gene encoding Flp pilus assembly protein CpaB; protein product: MNTARIVVLAIAIGAGGIAAYLASGSGDKPAPAQPVAQMQTVDILVAKSDIGLGQSVKSDDLQWQTWPASTASSNFISRASRADAVKEITSSIARAPFIAGEPIREQKLVRADGSGFMAAILPAGFRAISTEISPETGAGGFILPNDRVDVILTKRVKNPDGSGPDISNSEIILSNVRVLAIDQAPKEKEGTSALVGKTVTLELKPDQAETLARSRQNGTLTLALRSIADVNAVEKPDEQFKRGENLNVIRYGVASQQTMQK
- a CDS encoding Flp family type IVb pilin, producing MKNLVLRFVKDESGATAIEYGLIAAGISVAIIGIVNGIGTKLSTAFSTISTDLK
- a CDS encoding A24 family peptidase, coding for MILDIARLLLFPALMAFAAASDLFTMTISNRVSLALIAGFVLLAVLGGMGLHDMLMHFGAGAAVLVVAFACFAMGWVGGGDAKVAASVALWLGFDQLLNFLVYASLFGGALTLLLLQFRQWPLPYPLSRQVWLDRLHDKQSGIPYGIALALGALTVYPETAWIKAIDLAHLAMR